Proteins encoded together in one Procambarus clarkii isolate CNS0578487 chromosome 67, FALCON_Pclarkii_2.0, whole genome shotgun sequence window:
- the LOC123767673 gene encoding dehydrogenase/reductase SDR family member 11, with the protein MERWIGRVALVTGASTGIGAGISRRLVEAGMKVVGAARNEERLQALKRELANKPGSFTPVKCDISKDDDILSLFATIKKEFGGVDVCINNAGMSHGHSLLEGTTEEWREMLDINVVGLCLCTREAVASMRARNVDDGQIIHISSMSGHRVTPLPAGHFYTATKFAVTALLEGLRQELRGAKSHIRIAGISPGFVETEFASRMFKDKEEAKKAFSNLQGLQADDIASSVIHVLSAPQHVQIHDILIRPTEQVS; encoded by the exons ATTGGTCGCGTTGCCTTGGTGACGGGAGCGAGCACAGGTATTGGGGCAGGCATCAGCAGGAGGCTTGTGGAGGCCGGCATGAAAGTTGTCGGAGCTGCACGAAATGAGGAGAGGCTTCAG GCCCTTAAGAGAGAGCTGGCCAACAAACCCGGGTCCTTCACCCCAGTGAAATGTGATATCTCCAAAGATGATGATATTCTCAGTCTGTTTGCCACCATTAAGAAAGAATTTGGAGGTGTTGATGTGTGCATCAACAATGCTGGCATGTCTCATGGCCATTCTCTTTTGG AGGGAACAACAGAGGAGTGGCGGGAGATGCTGGATATTAATGTGGTGGGCTTGTGTCTGTGTACACGTGAAGCTGTGGCATCCATGCGTGCACGCAACGTTGACGATGGCCAAATCATTCATATCAGCAG TATGTCGGGTCATCGTGTGACGCCACTTCCAGCAGGTCATTTCTACACTGCCACCAAGTTTGCTGTGACAGCCCTTCTTGAAGGGTTGAGGCAGGAACTCAGAGGTGCAAAGTCACACATTCGAATTGCG GGCATAAGCCCTGGTTTTGTGGAAACTGAATTTGCTTCAAGAATGTTTAAGGACAAGGAAGAAGCAAAGAAAGCGTTCTCGAACTTACAGGGCCTGCAAGCAGATGATATTGCTTCCTCAGTAATTCATGTGTTGTCTGCTCCACAACATGTCCAG ATTCATGACATCCTCATCAGGCCAACAGAGCAGGTTTCCTAA
- the LOC123767674 gene encoding dehydrogenase/reductase SDR family member 11, translating to MERWIGRVVLVTGASAGIGAAISRRLVEAGMKVVGAARNEERLQALARELANKPGSFTPVKCDISKDDDVLSLFATIKQKFGGVDVCINNAGMSHNHSLLEGTTEEWREMLDINVVGLCLCTRESVASMRARQVDDGQIIHISSILGHRVSSNPGNHFYTATKFAVTALLEGMRQELRDAKSHIRIAAISPGIVETEFAPRMLKSEEAGKKIYMNRMCLKADDIASSVIHVLSAPPHVQIHDILIQPTEQV from the exons ATGGAACGTTGGATTGGTCGCGTTGTCCTTGTGACGGGAGCCAGTGCAGGTATTGGAGCAGCCATCAGCAGGAGGCTTGTGGAGGCTGGCATGAAAGTTGTTGGAGCTGCACGAAATGAGGAGAGGCTTCAG GCCCTTGCAAGAGAACTGGCCAACAAACCCGGGTCCTTCACCCCAGTGAAATGTGATATCTCCAAAGATGATGATGTTCTCAGTCTATTTGCCACCATTAAGCAGAAATTTGGAGGTGTTGATGTGTGCATCAACAATGCCGGCATGTCTCACAACCACTCTCTTTTGG AAGGAACAACAGAGGAGTGGCGAGAGATGCTGGATATCAATGTGGTGGGCTTGTGTCTGTGTACACGTGAATCTGTGGCATCCATGCGTGCACGCCAGGTTGATGATGGTCAAATCATTCATATCAGCAG TATATTGGGTCATCGTGTCTCATCAAATCCAGGAAATCACTTCTACACTGCCACCAAGTTTGCTGTGACAGCCCTTCTTGAAGGAATGCGGCAGGAGCTCAGAGATGCAAAGTCTCACATTCGAATTGCG GCCATTAGCCCGGGCATTGTGGAGACTGAATTTGCCCCAAGAATGCTTAAGAGTGAGGAAGCAGGAAAGAAAATTTACATGAACCGTATGTGCCTAAAAGCAGACGACATTGCTTCCTCAGTGATTCATGTGTTGTCTGCTCCACCACATGTCCAA ATTCATGACATCCTTATCCAGCCAACGGAACAGGTTTAG
- the LOC123767671 gene encoding dehydrogenase/reductase SDR family member 11: MERWAGRVALVTGASSGIGAAVCKRLVEADMKVVAAARNEEKLLALQSKLADSSGELITMKCDITDDDEVLNVFSIIKKEFGGVDVCINNAGMSHNRSLLEGSPEDWREMLNINVVGLSLCTREAVSSMRERNVNDGQIIHINSMSGHRVISNSAVHFYSATKFAVRALLEGMRLELRDLKSHIRIAAVSPGLVETEKSLRLYEDEVKKMNMKSLNADDVAASVIHVLSAPPHVQIHDILIRPTDQVL, translated from the exons ATGGAACGTTGGGCTGGTCGTGTTGCTCTGGTGACAGGAGCAAGCTCGGGTATTGGGGCAGCTGTCTGCAAGAGGCTTGTTGAGGCGGACATGAAAGTTGTTGCAGCTGCACGAAATGAGGAGAAGCTTTTG GCTCTTCAAAGTAAATTGGCTGACAGCTCAGGGGAAttgatcacaatgaaatgtgataTCACCGATGATGATGAAGTTCTCAATGTATTTTCCATCATTAAGAAGGAATTTGGAGGTGTTGATGTGTGCATCAACAATGCTGGCATGTCTCACAACCGTTCTCTTTTGG AAGGATCACCAGAGGACTGGCGTGAGATGCTGAATATCAATGTTGTGGGCCTCTCTTTGTGCACACGTGAGGCTGTGTCATCCATGCGTGAACGTAATGTCAACGATGGCCAAATCATTCATATCAACag TATGTCGGGTCATCGTGTCATATCCAATTCTGCAGTCCACTTCTACTCTGCCACCAAGTTTGCTGTGAGAGCCCTTCTTGAAGGGATGAGGCTGGAACTCCGAGATTTAAAGTCACACATTCGAATTGCG GCTGTTAGCCCTGGTCTTGTGGAGACCGAAAAATCCTTGAGACTGTATGAGGACGAGGTAAAGAAAATGAACATGAAGTCCCTGAATGCAGATGATGTTGCTGCTTCGGTGATTCATGTCTTGTCTGCTCCACCACATGTCCAA ATTCATGACATCCTCATTCGGCCAACTGACCAGGTGTTATAA
- the LOC123767670 gene encoding ataxin-2 homolog, whose amino-acid sequence MRPDRLITIVLLVLLHGPEGDTAAATAGLHDERGPKRDTVAAAAGLQDEEGPEGDTAAATAGLQDERGPKGSTVAAAAGLQDEEGSKRDTVAAAAGLQDEEGPEGDTAAAAAGLQDERGPKGSTVAAAAGLQDEEGSKRDTVAAAADLQDEQGPKGGTVAAAAGLQDEQKGGLSFSSGTSLHLDDGHNDQQDGTTVASNTLAHSLDNQRTPTWSAPFPHTSQSQVTVQPIHIWNNNLYVSQIPLPYASFLLPHASTSLFFTTSNLPHASLQPQTIPTTSSSLLNVDGMQRKLILIPDSFRSPFFHEQRPLQDNSQGNQPLVGLVPQRLQSSGESKVAKSSFSITKEALSGAMKNKLQKAPHEVSLMELQDVPQEAQESQQEALQESQQEALQESQQEALQESQQEALQESQEALQESQQEALQESQEALQESQQKALQESHQEALQESHQEALQESQQEALQESQQKAPDTQQEALEVLQETQEEVSLLPAILESFEPIDNPGLLKTILFPGRPTEPARFSSSTSGLEAIIFPSAIPPAAEKAPTTPYLFIYLFIYLCIYKNVHKECEDTIMVITVL is encoded by the exons ATGCGGCCCGATCGACTGATCACCATTGTTTTGTTGGTCTTACTTCACGGCCCCGAAGGGGACACCGCCGCTGCTACTGCAGGCCTCCATGATGAGCGAGGCCCCAAGAGGGACACCGTCGCTGCTGCTGCAGGCCTCCAGGACGAGGAAGGCCCCGAGGGGGACACCGCCGCTGCTACTGCAGGCCTCCAGGATGAGCGAGGCCCCAAGGGAAGCACAGTCGCTGCTGCTGCAGGCCTCCAGGACGAGGAAGGCTCCAAGAGGGACACCGTCGCTGCTGCTGCAGGCCTCCAGGACGAGGAAGGCCCCGAGGGGgacaccgccgctgctgctgcaggCCTCCAGGATGAGCGAGGCCCCAAGGGAAGCACAGTCGCTGCTGCTGCAGGCCTCCAGGACGAGGAAGGCTCCAAGAGGGACACCGTCGCTGCTGCTGCAGACCTCCAGGACGAGCAAGGCCCCAAGGGGGGCACCGTCGCTGCTGCTGCAGGCCTCCAGGATGAACAGAAAGGCGGTCTGTCATTCTCCTCGGGAACGTCGCTACACCTCGATGATGGCCACAACGACCAGCAGGACGGTACGACAG tcGCCAGCAACACTCTTGCCCACAGCTTAGACAATCAGAGGACACCCACGTGGTCCGCACCATTCCCACACACCTCGCAAAGCCAAGTAACAGTGCAGCCTATACACATTTGGAACAACAACTTATATGTGTCGCAGATTCCGCTTCCCTATGCCAGTTTTCTACTCCCTCACGCAAGCACTTCACTGTTCTTTACAACGTCCAATCTTCCCCATGCATCACTTCAACCACAGACAATTCCCACTACTTCCTCATCCCTGCTTAATGTTGATGGTATGCAGAGGAAGCTAATTCTCATTCCAGATTCTTTCCGCTCCCCTTTCTTTCATGAACAACGTCCACTGCAAGACAACTCTCAAGGAAACCAACCTCTTGTAGGCCTCGTGCCTCAGAGACTTCAGTCCTCAGGTGAATCAAAGGTGGCCAAATCATCCTTCAGCATCACGAAGGAGGCTCTGTCAGGGGCAATGAAGAATAAACTGCAGAAGGCACCACATGAAGTATCATTGATGGAGCTGCAAGATGTACCACAGGAAGCACAAGAATCACAACAAGAGGCACTGCAAGAGTCACAACAAGAGGCACTGCAAGAGTCGCAACAAGAGGCACTGCAAGAGTCACAACAAGAGGCACTGCAAGAGTCACAAGAGGCACTGCAAGAGTCACAACAAGAGGCACTGCAAGAGTCACAAGAGGCACTGCAAGAGTCACAACAAAAAGCACTGCAAGAGTCACACCAAGAGGCACTGCAAGAGTCACACCAAGAGGCACTGCAAGAGTCACAACAAGAGGCACTGCAAGAGTCACAACAGAAAGCACCGGACACACAACAGGAGGCACTGGAGGTATTACAGGAGACACAGGAGGAGGTTTCATTGTTGCCTGCAATCTTGGAGTCATTTGAACCAATTGACAACCCTGGACTGCTCAAGACTATACTATTTCCCGGCAGACCTACTGAACCTGCAAGGTTCAGCAGTTCTACTTCTGGTTTAGAGGCAATTATTTTTCCTTCAGCAATTCCACCTGCAGCTGAAAAGGCTCCAACAacaccttatttatttatttatttatttatttatttatgcatatacaagaatgtacataaggaatgtgaggatacaattatggtaattacagtcttgtaa